One window of the Maylandia zebra isolate NMK-2024a linkage group LG19, Mzebra_GT3a, whole genome shotgun sequence genome contains the following:
- the lingo2b gene encoding leucine-rich repeat and immunoglobulin-like domain-containing nogo receptor-interacting protein 2b: protein MKEGIVGKRDMRHPASHHCHLFLGGALLLLLASSVLSCPARCDCSAPSKSVSCHRKRLLTIPEGIPIETRVLDLSKNKLRVITPDNFSSFQQLEDLDLSDNLISAVEPGSFRSQLALRSLNFRSNLLQLVPVGVLSGLTNLTRLDLSHNRLVVLLDHAFQDLRRLTSLEVGDNELVFISQRAFTGLLGLQSLTLERSNLTVVPSDALAHLHSLVELRMRYLSISFLKPFSFKRLSRLRHLEIDFWPWLDTLPPLSLHGLNLTTLFITNTNLTAFPGTALHNLPYLTHLNLSYCRIQHIHQGDLGQLSHLLELRLQGAQLVSIEPFAFAGLKSLQLLDVSENRLDSLEKGVFASLDSLKRLCLGGNPLVCDCRLLWLLNSHKPPSLQILDVQPKCSAPQNLIGQTLQDLKEPLVSKYMTCTKPRIGPNTTQLLMADEGQPARLSCMAEGAPQPSVVWITPHRRYITAKSRGRVEVRPDGTLEIKTAELHDHGVYRCIASNPAGNASLSASLAVKSLSIGDRSQYSNRSTNNLTDSNSTSGNGTALYNMTDTLDIKTIIISTAMGCLSFLGVVIFCFLFLFAWSRGKGRHKSNFDMEYVPRKSNGASAEATETSGPRRVNMKMI from the coding sequence ATGAAAGAGGGCATCGTGGGTAAAAGAGACATGCGACACCCAGCATCGCACCACTGCCACCTCTTTCTGGGCGGGGCCTTGCTGCTTCTCCTGGCCAGCTCGGTTCTGAGCTGCCCCGCCCGATGTGATTGCTCTGCTCCAAGCAAATCGGTCAGTTGCCACCGCAAGCGCCTCCTCACCATCCCTGAAGGCATCCCCATTGAGACACGTGTCCTAGACCTCAGTAAGAACAAGCTGCGCGTCATCACGCCGGACAACTTCTCTTCATTCCAGCAACTAGAAGACCTGGATCTCAGCGACAACCTCATCAGTGCGGTCGAGCCTGGTTCATTTCGTTCTCAGCTTGCTCTCCGCTCGCTCAACTTCCGCAGTAACCTTCTCCAACTGGTTCCTGTCGGTGTTCTGTCGGGCCTGACCAACCTCACCCGCCTTGATCTCAGCCACAACAGACTGGTGGTTCTTCTGGATCATGCCTTTCAAGATCTGCGTAGGTTGACATCACTGGAGGTGGGCGATAACGAGCTGGTTTTCATCTCTCAGCGGGCCTTTACTGGATTACTCGGACTTCAAAGCCTGACACTGGAACGTTCCAATTTGACGGTCGTACCTAGTGACGCTCTGGCACATCTGCACAGCCTGGTCGAGCTGCGCATGCGCTACCTGAGCATTAGTTTTCTTAAGCCTTTCTCTTTTAAGAGGTTATCTCGTCTCCGCCATTTAGAAATTGATTTCTGGCCCTGGCTGGACACACTGCCTCCCCTCTCGCTGCATGGCCTCAACCTCACAACATTGTTCATAACCAACACTAACCTGACTGCCTTCCCAGGCACAGCACTGCACAACCTACCCTACCTCACGCATCTCAACCTGTCCTACTGCCGCATCCAGCACATCCACCAGGGAGATCTGGGCCAACTCTCACACTTGCTGGAGCTCCGCCTCCAAGGGGCTCAGCTGGTTTCTATAGAGCCCTTTGCTTTTGCGGGCCTCAAATCTTTACAACTACTGGATGTGTCAGAGAACCGACTGGACTCTCTGGAGAAGGGAGTGTTCGCCTCTCTAGACAGCTTGAAGAGGCTTTGTTTGGGTGGAAACCCGTTAGTGTGCGACTGCAGATTGCTTTGGCTGCTCAACAGCCACAAGCCCCCTTCTCTGCAGATTTTGGATGTCCAGCCTAAGTGCAGCGCACCTCAGAACCTCATTGGGCAAACTCTCCAGGACCTCAAGGAGCCTCTGGTGTCCAAGTACATGACCTGCACCAAGCCACGGATTGGACCCAACACCACACAGCTGCTGATGGCTGACGAAGGCCAGCCCGCCCGTCTGAGCTGCATGGCAGAGGGAGCGCCACAGCCGTCTGTCGTCTGGATTACACCTCACAGACGCTATATCACAGCCAAAAGCCGTGGTAGGGTGGAGGTCCGACCAGATGGTACCCTTGAGATCAAGACAGCAGAGCTGCATGACCACGGGGTGTATAGGTGTATTGCCAGTAACCCCGCTGGCAATGCTAGCCTTTCGGCCTCTTTAGCTGTGAAGAGTCTGAGCATTGGGGATAGATCTCAATATAGCAACAGGAGCACAAATAATCTGACAGACTCCAACAGCACATCGGGGAATGGGACTGCACTGTACAACATGACAGACACATTAGACATTAAGACTATCATTATATCTACAGCCATGGGCTGCCTGTCCTTCCTAGGTGTGGTCATCTTCTGCTTCCTGTTTCTGTTTGCCTGGAGCCGAGGGAAAGGACGCCATAAGAGCAACTTTGATATGGAGTATGTCCCTCGCAAATCCAACGGGGCTTCAGCAGAGGCGACGGAAACAAGTGGCCCACGAAGGGTCAACATGAAAATGATCTGA